In Microvenator marinus, one genomic interval encodes:
- a CDS encoding putative metal-binding motif-containing protein, producing the protein MTECELAPGEPELCETWCDQFGVCTNCPTPTCPDECAFVCSQAGSQCDTPCTRWDGAMCNPGTCGDAGYTPPDCSKQGGYVPSGGPYACCAGSDTCTCQEYDEAIYECVGTACVPELNFGYVDRTGCTKCDDGNFCTDDSCSGGTCQYANNGNARVCYTGPPGTQGVGLCVSGLERCGGGVLGPCIDEVIPAGEVCGGSDEDCDGMLDEGCNCSPLGNTEACYPGPPGTEGVGECRPGLRECRDDVLCQSPFTTCWSDCGGAIVPQPEICDNLDNDCDGNVDGILEFCYTGDPLTRGVGECRDGVRGCAAGAWGPCNSEVLPQVEICGDGLDNDCDGVVDNDCPSGCAGPETCDGTDEDCDGLIDEGVTLPAGQTCIAGSVFPSCDGVVCDPGDVCMAPSLFCSPDETGCQATNCPTDTDCLLGTCFTNNCTSHAVCDPGDACYNNGLCLSITDPCSGLNCPEGQICYKGACYDPCASTAECTNPLECFDGRCAPDACTAPDGTIVACPFDEACYGGNCFDVCTADSQCGANEFCPAGRCAADNCENVQCPEGDVCFGGNCYEGCAVTDCSPGSVCYDEEFCADPTEDLCATSQCGDRPCYQGVCFDECTIDTDCEGGERCYDGRCVDVVAGACDGVPCPAGESCLGGECFPTCDGDVDCSAANSNSFCYQEVCVDSTSCAPGKCASDEVCHMGICFLACGPGDACPDPLSCFDGDGPARCAPSACEAMDSTFIANYNNNHPFREDDKRLRAWQTNRPWVFPRPVVSNNPRGWTQISGNFSANSIHREGRARVTFIYEPGEEEYFMFLSHGSLDPGQQSADAVYSIHVFDAYPGVEITDDEGLEAALVRTDGNDRHIQIMITTNGADTGSALIGPFEADDDWQIEIYGAFYGDGIETWEIMNGENLGESTMTLDPLHPLIVKSENFSDSEYLDPTIGTVCEPEGRAGICSKGTWLGCENHERRCIQTVNSMGAELCNGEDDNCNGDVDELKNLVVPTAQQRQWPEGYREWVTYDTATPITGSTYNPQSNLPLLYTPLAADDRRGTTTMNLPWDGQVQENSNQARVFAHRDLSTGRMTFGFVQGKTETNAGWSTRTFEMDLRSIGDDRLRDVSVPWYEDRTGDNDQVYEEYDVRESHEEADIRMRIESRAGEVETDAFVVGVRPLTQLNWNTVDPETRGFRVQFEYPGTNPYDWILHSPGSVDGLRTDRQLRARIFPRPITETVCRSNSPTATCDLGRYACIGGELRCSPANNSICSGCRDIDGDGQQGYDPSLCPTGTDCDDGEAAVYLGAPENCDGLDNNCDGLIDQVTEGCPGGADVCGPVDCGYRNVCICPEDASCYCGEGLGE; encoded by the coding sequence ATGACCGAGTGCGAACTTGCGCCAGGAGAGCCTGAGCTTTGCGAGACGTGGTGTGACCAGTTTGGAGTTTGTACTAACTGCCCAACTCCGACATGCCCTGACGAGTGCGCGTTTGTTTGCTCACAAGCAGGGAGCCAATGCGATACACCTTGCACCCGGTGGGATGGAGCGATGTGCAACCCTGGAACATGCGGAGACGCCGGGTACACGCCACCGGACTGTTCGAAGCAGGGTGGCTACGTGCCTTCAGGTGGGCCTTACGCTTGCTGCGCCGGAAGCGACACCTGCACGTGTCAGGAGTACGATGAGGCTATCTACGAATGTGTCGGTACGGCTTGTGTTCCAGAACTCAACTTTGGATACGTGGATCGTACTGGCTGCACGAAGTGCGACGACGGGAACTTTTGTACCGACGACTCTTGTTCGGGCGGTACATGCCAGTACGCAAACAATGGTAATGCTCGAGTCTGTTATACGGGGCCTCCGGGCACACAAGGTGTTGGACTCTGTGTTTCCGGTTTGGAACGCTGCGGTGGAGGAGTTTTAGGACCCTGTATTGACGAGGTCATTCCCGCAGGCGAAGTTTGTGGTGGTAGCGACGAAGATTGTGACGGCATGCTCGATGAGGGCTGCAATTGCTCGCCGCTTGGCAACACCGAAGCGTGCTATCCAGGCCCGCCTGGCACTGAAGGGGTTGGCGAATGTAGGCCAGGTTTGCGGGAGTGCAGAGATGACGTTTTATGTCAGTCTCCGTTCACAACATGTTGGTCCGATTGTGGTGGGGCTATAGTTCCGCAACCGGAAATCTGCGACAACCTCGACAATGATTGTGACGGAAACGTCGATGGAATTCTGGAGTTCTGCTACACGGGCGACCCGTTGACCCGGGGCGTAGGTGAATGTCGGGATGGGGTTCGAGGCTGTGCAGCTGGGGCGTGGGGCCCTTGCAATAGCGAAGTGTTGCCTCAAGTCGAGATTTGTGGAGATGGGCTCGACAACGATTGCGACGGGGTTGTGGACAACGATTGCCCGTCTGGATGTGCCGGGCCTGAGACCTGTGATGGAACTGACGAAGACTGCGACGGGTTGATTGACGAGGGTGTCACACTTCCAGCGGGCCAAACATGTATCGCGGGATCGGTCTTTCCGAGTTGCGACGGCGTGGTTTGCGATCCGGGCGATGTATGCATGGCCCCTTCGCTATTCTGCTCGCCTGACGAGACGGGATGCCAGGCAACGAATTGCCCCACCGATACCGACTGCTTGCTCGGCACGTGCTTTACGAACAACTGCACGAGTCACGCGGTCTGCGACCCGGGTGACGCCTGCTATAACAACGGCCTTTGCTTGAGTATTACCGATCCATGTAGTGGACTAAACTGCCCCGAAGGCCAGATTTGCTACAAGGGCGCTTGCTACGACCCTTGTGCATCTACGGCTGAGTGTACCAATCCACTTGAGTGCTTCGACGGACGCTGCGCACCAGACGCGTGTACGGCCCCAGATGGCACTATCGTCGCCTGTCCATTCGACGAGGCATGTTATGGAGGTAACTGCTTCGATGTTTGCACTGCCGATTCCCAGTGCGGTGCGAACGAGTTTTGCCCGGCGGGCCGTTGCGCCGCGGATAACTGCGAAAACGTCCAATGCCCGGAAGGTGATGTGTGCTTCGGCGGCAATTGTTACGAAGGATGTGCCGTCACGGATTGTTCGCCAGGAAGCGTCTGCTACGACGAGGAATTCTGCGCCGACCCGACCGAAGATCTTTGCGCGACCTCACAATGCGGCGACCGGCCATGCTATCAGGGCGTATGCTTCGACGAGTGCACTATCGACACCGACTGCGAAGGCGGCGAGCGCTGTTACGACGGGCGCTGTGTGGACGTAGTGGCAGGCGCATGTGACGGCGTTCCATGTCCGGCTGGCGAGTCATGCCTTGGTGGCGAGTGCTTCCCGACTTGCGATGGAGATGTGGACTGTTCGGCGGCGAATTCCAATAGCTTCTGCTACCAGGAGGTCTGCGTAGATTCTACGTCTTGTGCTCCTGGAAAGTGTGCCTCGGACGAGGTCTGCCATATGGGCATCTGTTTCCTCGCGTGTGGACCAGGTGATGCTTGCCCAGACCCGCTGAGCTGCTTTGATGGTGATGGTCCGGCACGTTGCGCTCCTTCGGCATGCGAGGCCATGGACTCAACATTTATCGCGAACTACAACAACAACCATCCGTTCCGCGAAGACGACAAGAGACTCAGGGCGTGGCAGACGAATCGTCCGTGGGTCTTCCCTAGACCGGTTGTGAGCAACAATCCTCGCGGTTGGACTCAAATCTCAGGCAACTTCTCCGCGAACTCGATTCACCGAGAAGGAAGGGCCCGTGTGACCTTTATCTACGAGCCAGGCGAGGAGGAGTACTTCATGTTCCTCTCGCACGGCTCGCTCGATCCAGGCCAGCAAAGCGCCGATGCCGTCTATTCGATCCACGTTTTTGATGCGTATCCAGGTGTTGAAATCACCGATGACGAAGGTCTTGAGGCGGCGCTCGTGCGTACTGACGGAAACGACAGGCATATTCAGATCATGATCACGACGAATGGTGCGGACACGGGCTCCGCGCTCATCGGTCCGTTTGAGGCCGATGACGACTGGCAAATCGAGATTTATGGCGCCTTCTATGGGGATGGCATCGAGACTTGGGAGATCATGAACGGCGAGAATTTGGGCGAGTCCACGATGACGCTTGACCCGCTTCATCCGCTCATCGTCAAGAGCGAGAATTTTTCGGATAGTGAGTATCTCGACCCAACGATCGGCACCGTGTGTGAACCGGAGGGACGCGCAGGAATCTGCTCAAAGGGTACGTGGCTCGGTTGCGAAAACCACGAACGCCGATGCATTCAGACCGTCAACAGTATGGGTGCGGAGCTTTGTAACGGCGAGGACGATAACTGCAATGGTGATGTAGACGAGCTCAAGAACTTGGTGGTGCCAACCGCGCAGCAGCGCCAATGGCCCGAGGGCTACAGAGAATGGGTGACCTACGATACAGCCACACCAATCACGGGCTCCACGTACAACCCACAGTCCAACCTTCCACTTCTTTACACCCCATTGGCCGCAGACGACCGACGAGGCACCACGACGATGAACCTGCCATGGGACGGACAGGTCCAAGAGAATAGCAACCAGGCGCGCGTGTTTGCGCATCGCGACCTCTCAACTGGCCGAATGACCTTCGGATTCGTCCAAGGAAAAACGGAGACGAACGCGGGTTGGTCCACGCGCACTTTCGAGATGGACTTGCGCAGCATTGGCGATGACCGTCTGCGCGACGTTTCCGTGCCATGGTACGAAGACCGCACTGGAGACAATGACCAAGTGTATGAAGAGTATGACGTTCGCGAGAGCCACGAAGAAGCGGATATTCGTATGCGTATTGAATCCAGGGCGGGTGAAGTTGAGACCGACGCTTTCGTTGTTGGTGTGAGGCCTCTGACACAGCTGAACTGGAACACGGTGGATCCAGAAACCCGGGGATTCCGAGTTCAGTTTGAGTATCCTGGCACCAATCCATACGACTGGATCTTGCATTCTCCAGGAAGCGTGGACGGGTTGCGGACTGACCGCCAACTCCGCGCCAGAATCTTCCCGCGTCCCATTACTGAAACGGTTTGCCGCTCCAATTCGCCCACCGCGACGTGCGATCTAGGACGTTATGCATGTATTGGAGGCGAACTACGCTGTAGTCCGGCAAATAACTCGATTTGTAGCGGATGTCGCGATATCGACGGCGACGGTCAGCAGGGCTACGACCCTTCGCTCTGTCCTACTGGCACTGATTGTGACGATGGAGAAGCTGCAGTCTATCTTGGTGCACCTGAGAATTGTGATGGGCTTGATAACAATTGTGATGGGCTTATCGACCAGGTCACTGAAGGCTGTCCAGGTGGCGCGGATGTTTGTGGGCCGGTCGACTGCGGATATCGCAATGTGTGTATCTGCCCAGAAGATGCGTCATGCTATTGTGGCGAAGGGCTTGGTGAATGA
- a CDS encoding radical SAM protein yields the protein MSKRYELLKTIEDRLEDESGTIYKDAPFRVSLVYPSPYHVAMSSLGYQTIYRILNLREDVVCERAFLPEDPDFWRRSRTSLLTYESQKPAADADMVAFSIAYETEIVGLLECLDLAGIPIRASDRGPGWPLVVFGGPLTNSNPLPAAPFADLIVMGEGEELIHVIIDWWKSSVSREAFFRDISALPGIYVPSIHGEVLRPIAQVNDSNLPAYSQIRTPNTELSNMHLVENARGCHRGCTFCVMRRTTNGGMRTVEPERVLATIPDDATRVGLVGAATTDHPKILDILRGIVDSGREVGLSSLRADRLTPEFMELLKRGGAQTLTIGSDGTSARMRKLAQKSIKDHHIIRSAEYVRDYGLRLLKIYMVFGYPEETDEDIEEMLALVEHLSSICKVAIGLSPLVAKKNTPLDGVPYEDQKVLENRFKYIQTRVDKDVEVRAISVRWAWVEYMLAQGGWDMADAAEEAWREGGTYSAWRRAIKKHRKGPAPLKKPATDRLTPGAFLGEVDKRAPSA from the coding sequence ATGTCAAAGCGCTACGAACTCCTAAAAACAATTGAAGACAGACTCGAAGACGAAAGCGGCACCATCTACAAGGATGCGCCGTTTCGAGTCTCGCTCGTCTATCCGTCCCCCTATCACGTGGCGATGTCTTCGCTTGGGTACCAAACGATTTATCGCATTCTGAACCTTCGTGAAGATGTGGTGTGTGAGCGAGCATTTTTGCCCGAAGACCCAGATTTCTGGCGGCGTTCAAGAACGTCGTTGCTGACCTACGAGTCGCAGAAACCCGCAGCAGATGCCGATATGGTGGCATTCTCGATCGCCTATGAGACTGAGATCGTGGGCCTTTTGGAGTGTCTTGATTTGGCAGGAATTCCGATCCGAGCGAGCGACCGCGGACCGGGCTGGCCACTCGTGGTTTTTGGAGGTCCGCTCACGAATTCAAACCCGTTGCCAGCCGCACCATTTGCGGACTTGATTGTCATGGGCGAGGGCGAAGAGTTGATTCATGTGATCATCGACTGGTGGAAATCCTCAGTCTCGCGCGAGGCCTTCTTTAGAGATATCTCCGCACTGCCCGGAATTTACGTTCCGAGTATCCACGGCGAGGTCTTGCGGCCAATCGCACAGGTCAATGATTCGAATTTGCCGGCCTACTCTCAGATTCGCACGCCTAATACCGAGCTTAGCAATATGCATCTGGTGGAGAACGCGCGTGGTTGTCACAGGGGCTGCACGTTTTGTGTGATGCGCCGCACCACGAACGGAGGGATGCGAACCGTAGAGCCGGAGAGGGTCCTCGCGACCATCCCCGACGATGCCACGCGAGTCGGGCTTGTAGGGGCGGCCACAACAGACCACCCAAAGATCCTCGATATTCTGCGCGGTATTGTAGACTCGGGGCGCGAAGTGGGGCTTTCAAGCTTGAGGGCTGACCGACTGACCCCTGAGTTCATGGAACTTTTGAAGCGCGGCGGCGCCCAAACCCTCACCATTGGCAGCGATGGTACCAGCGCACGTATGCGCAAACTCGCCCAGAAAAGCATCAAGGATCATCATATTATTCGCAGCGCTGAGTACGTGCGTGATTATGGCTTGAGGCTTCTCAAGATTTACATGGTCTTTGGCTATCCCGAAGAAACTGACGAGGATATCGAAGAGATGTTGGCCTTGGTGGAACACCTGTCTTCGATCTGCAAGGTTGCGATCGGCCTGAGCCCGCTCGTCGCCAAGAAGAATACTCCGCTTGATGGCGTGCCCTACGAAGACCAAAAAGTCTTGGAGAATCGATTCAAGTATATCCAGACGCGGGTCGACAAGGACGTAGAGGTCAGAGCGATCTCGGTGAGATGGGCCTGGGTAGAATATATGCTCGCGCAAGGTGGCTGGGATATGGCGGATGCCGCCGAAGAGGCTTGGCGTGAGGGCGGTACCTATTCAGCGTGGCGACGCGCCATCAAGAAGCACCGAAAGGGGCCTGCACCGCTCAAGAAGCCGGCAACAGACCGCCTGACCCCTGGAGCGTTTCTGGGCGAGGTGGATAAACGTGCGCCCTCGGCGTGA
- a CDS encoding tetratricopeptide repeat protein, producing MLRVLIISAEPRLVQILKDVVGQAQFTEDDRWSKGQQTLIQETFDIVLVDHECVKAEQLDTLIGLDSVFKEVVSVFLVRYQDERTKALRQALASLDEMIDMSQGKAGFMAELKTVVDKVKNERKGQSAEDRAEAAQREARRERDRLDESEKKKTKAYRATQDSAALERELHHMWMQMKRLESKYEVFGLWKGCGRKALQERFYVMVKEHHPDVYGGNVSDKVKGTAQDIFIFIKDSYQELLKVEKGEQTVAGPKSESSPNPFLKRATTQTQALSANSAPTTAPTTATKINPVAAKPVAQTPGRTPKPTPVIAVDRSAPPAADQTGLGESSEAREEVKARIERLSGFRKRQEQRRRRQSRVGMDLESSNGFDELSESSFASEASEASEPEVDLEAERRQKLLALQRKASQVNHPNLSNPAKEAFNDGYRAYKGEHFNEAFKHFEQAYTLVPEDGMYQTYYGYMLFRQFPERHAEAEELLKKAMNSGHKQAAPDALLFMGHLLKAQGELDKAHRHYEKALKLNPACTEAERELRLAKIRNERKSSDPGSFIKNLFKK from the coding sequence ATGTTGCGAGTACTTATCATCAGCGCTGAGCCCCGCCTTGTGCAGATCCTAAAGGATGTTGTGGGCCAAGCTCAGTTTACTGAAGATGACCGATGGTCGAAGGGGCAGCAGACCCTCATTCAAGAGACCTTCGATATCGTCTTGGTGGATCATGAGTGCGTAAAAGCTGAACAACTCGATACCCTTATCGGCCTCGATTCAGTCTTTAAGGAAGTCGTCAGCGTGTTTCTCGTGCGATACCAGGACGAGCGCACCAAGGCCCTACGGCAAGCGCTAGCGTCGCTCGATGAAATGATCGACATGAGTCAGGGGAAAGCCGGGTTCATGGCCGAGCTTAAGACGGTCGTCGATAAGGTCAAGAACGAGCGCAAAGGTCAGTCCGCCGAGGATCGCGCCGAGGCTGCTCAAAGAGAGGCTAGACGCGAGCGCGACCGACTTGACGAATCCGAAAAGAAAAAGACCAAGGCCTACCGGGCAACACAAGACTCTGCTGCCCTCGAGCGCGAACTCCACCATATGTGGATGCAGATGAAGCGTCTCGAGTCCAAGTACGAGGTCTTCGGGCTTTGGAAGGGCTGCGGCAGAAAGGCTCTTCAAGAGCGTTTCTACGTGATGGTCAAAGAGCATCACCCCGATGTCTATGGTGGAAACGTCTCTGATAAAGTTAAGGGCACCGCGCAGGATATCTTCATTTTTATTAAGGATTCTTACCAGGAACTCCTCAAGGTGGAGAAGGGCGAGCAGACGGTGGCGGGGCCTAAATCCGAGTCTTCACCGAACCCATTCCTGAAGCGGGCCACGACCCAAACCCAGGCGCTCAGCGCCAATTCGGCTCCAACTACGGCTCCGACCACGGCAACCAAGATCAACCCCGTCGCGGCTAAGCCAGTGGCCCAGACGCCAGGTCGTACCCCCAAGCCTACACCTGTAATCGCGGTGGACCGAAGTGCGCCTCCAGCTGCCGATCAGACGGGGCTCGGTGAGTCGTCTGAAGCACGCGAGGAAGTAAAGGCACGTATCGAGCGACTCTCCGGCTTTAGAAAGCGGCAGGAGCAACGTCGGCGCCGTCAGTCACGCGTAGGCATGGATTTGGAGAGCTCCAACGGGTTTGATGAACTCTCGGAATCGAGCTTCGCCTCCGAGGCATCCGAAGCATCAGAGCCAGAGGTGGATCTCGAGGCTGAGCGCCGTCAGAAGCTACTTGCGCTCCAGCGAAAAGCCTCTCAGGTCAACCATCCCAATCTCTCAAACCCTGCAAAGGAAGCCTTCAACGACGGCTACCGCGCTTACAAAGGCGAGCACTTCAACGAGGCTTTCAAGCACTTTGAGCAAGCTTACACGCTGGTGCCCGAAGACGGAATGTACCAGACCTACTACGGCTATATGCTCTTCCGGCAGTTTCCTGAGCGCCACGCTGAAGCCGAAGAATTGCTCAAGAAGGCCATGAACTCGGGCCATAAACAGGCAGCGCCTGACGCGCTGCTCTTTATGGGGCATCTGCTCAAGGCCCAGGGGGAGTTGGATAAGGCTCATCGTCACTACGAAAAAGCACTTAAACTCAACCCTGCATGCACCGAAGCCGAACGTGAACTTCGTCTGGCAAAAATCCGAAACGAAAGAAAATCCTCAGATCCGGGTTCTTTCATTAAAAATCTGTTCAAAAAATAG